Proteins encoded together in one Entomobacter blattae window:
- a CDS encoding aldo/keto reductase, with amino-acid sequence MEYRKLGKNGLTVSALGLGCMGLSYGYGEPVEKAAGIDLIRKAVDWGINFFDTAEVYGPYINEELVGEALAPYRDKVVIATKFGFKIDPITRQLNGLDSRPEHIREVAEHSLKRLKTDRIDLFYQHRVDQSVPIEDVAGTVGDLVKEGKVKYFGLSEASAKTIRRAHSVFPVSVLQSEYSLWTRTPEKDLFPTLEELGIGFVPFSPLGRGFLTGTIDSQTVFTENDTRSHSPRFTTQAREANQAIVHFLQKVADARQATPAQIALAWLLAQKPWIAPIPGTTKLHRLKENIGVVAFKLTAEEEKEISVLSSQIPIVGERYPQSLERLVDR; translated from the coding sequence ATGGAATATCGTAAGTTGGGAAAAAATGGCCTGACAGTTTCTGCCCTGGGTTTGGGGTGTATGGGCTTAAGTTACGGGTATGGAGAGCCTGTAGAAAAAGCAGCCGGTATTGACCTGATAAGAAAAGCCGTGGACTGGGGGATAAATTTTTTTGATACGGCAGAAGTTTATGGCCCTTATATCAACGAAGAACTTGTGGGCGAAGCCCTCGCCCCTTATCGGGATAAAGTGGTGATTGCTACAAAATTTGGTTTTAAAATAGACCCAATAACCCGTCAGTTGAATGGGCTCGATAGCCGGCCAGAGCATATCAGGGAGGTAGCCGAGCACTCTCTTAAAAGGTTAAAAACCGACAGGATTGACCTTTTTTATCAGCATCGGGTGGATCAGTCTGTTCCTATAGAAGATGTGGCAGGAACAGTAGGGGATTTGGTCAAAGAGGGGAAAGTCAAATATTTTGGCTTATCAGAGGCAAGTGCAAAAACGATTCGTAGGGCCCATAGCGTTTTTCCCGTATCCGTCTTGCAGAGCGAATATTCGTTATGGACCCGCACACCAGAAAAAGATTTGTTTCCTACCCTAGAAGAGCTTGGGATAGGGTTTGTCCCCTTTAGTCCCTTAGGGCGTGGGTTTTTAACGGGAACAATCGACTCCCAAACGGTATTTACAGAAAATGACACCAGAAGTCATTCACCGCGTTTTACAACCCAGGCCCGTGAAGCCAACCAGGCGATTGTGCATTTTCTACAAAAGGTGGCAGACGCAAGACAGGCCACCCCTGCTCAAATTGCTCTGGCCTGGCTTTTGGCCCAAAAACCCTGGATTGCTCCTATTCCAGGCACAACAAAGCTGCATCGCCTTAAAGAGAATATTGGGGTTGTGGCCTTTAAGCTCACTGCAGAGGAAGAGAAGGAAATATCAGTTCTTTCTTCTCAAATTCCCATTGTTGGGGAGCGTTATCCACAATCATTGGAGAGGCTGGTTGACCGATAG
- a CDS encoding SRPBCC family protein: MTEYVSPDMDKVARVVWSAEVDGAEPSQQLRVHHAWLFENLSENRVRLLTQETQMGEPAKKTGSRTAKPYVKCPSGLAGRSY, translated from the coding sequence GTGACAGAATATGTCTCTCCTGATATGGATAAGGTCGCACGGGTGGTCTGGTCTGCAGAAGTGGATGGGGCAGAGCCCTCGCAACAGTTACGGGTTCATCATGCTTGGTTGTTTGAAAACCTTTCCGAAAACAGGGTTAGGCTTTTAACGCAGGAAACCCAGATGGGAGAACCCGCAAAAAAAACTGGCAGCAGAACGGCCAAACCCTATGTTAAATGCCCATCAGGATTGGCTGGAAGGTCTTATTAA
- a CDS encoding L-dopachrome tautomerase-related protein: protein MIRINLSKGWVLAAFIGFCLLWALPSQAVENTAVTVSGKGHLLQKVAEFEQFRLLGIAVSHEGRIFASAPLGDQPKVVEVMVSTGALKPFPDLSWNQEKGSAQHRWVVPQALWVDKQNHLWVLDSGKGQVAPKLVEFSLITGGMLRSYGFGSTVSAQDSLNDVRIDTKHHYAYLTNVGGIGGLVVLNLQTGESRQVLKGDPSTHSEAGQYLSIGDQPAIKGGKILILHADGIALSHDEEWLYYRPLTDHNYWRIKTEALRNSTLSAESLSAKVQFLGKGPMTGGLIIDQNNTLYGGDLEHSTVVAMKYSEQTGQLQTRLFATSPELSWADGFAIHDGYLYVADSHLWEYFFDNSRPISGPYAIFRTPLAP, encoded by the coding sequence ATGATAAGAATAAATCTATCTAAAGGGTGGGTGTTGGCGGCTTTTATTGGGTTTTGTCTTTTATGGGCCCTGCCTAGCCAAGCCGTGGAGAATACTGCTGTGACCGTCTCTGGGAAAGGGCACCTTTTGCAGAAGGTTGCAGAGTTTGAGCAGTTTAGGCTTTTGGGTATTGCTGTTTCCCATGAGGGAAGGATTTTTGCCAGTGCCCCCTTAGGGGATCAGCCAAAAGTGGTTGAGGTTATGGTGTCCACTGGGGCTCTTAAACCCTTTCCAGATCTCTCCTGGAATCAGGAAAAGGGGTCTGCCCAGCATAGGTGGGTGGTTCCTCAAGCGTTATGGGTCGATAAGCAAAATCATCTCTGGGTGCTGGATTCTGGTAAGGGGCAGGTGGCCCCCAAACTGGTGGAGTTTTCCCTTATAACAGGAGGTATGCTGAGAAGTTACGGTTTTGGTTCAACGGTTTCAGCCCAGGATTCCTTAAACGATGTGCGTATCGATACCAAGCATCATTATGCTTACCTTACCAATGTAGGAGGGATTGGTGGCTTGGTGGTGCTCAACCTGCAAACGGGGGAGAGCCGCCAGGTTTTAAAAGGTGATCCCTCTACCCATTCAGAGGCAGGCCAGTATCTTTCTATAGGAGATCAACCAGCGATAAAGGGAGGAAAAATCCTAATCCTGCATGCAGATGGCATTGCCCTTTCGCATGATGAAGAGTGGTTATATTATCGCCCCCTTACCGACCATAATTACTGGCGTATAAAAACCGAGGCCCTGCGTAACTCCACCCTTTCTGCAGAGAGCCTCTCTGCTAAAGTCCAGTTTTTGGGGAAAGGCCCCATGACAGGGGGATTGATTATTGATCAGAACAATACCCTTTATGGGGGAGATCTTGAACATAGCACTGTGGTGGCCATGAAATATTCAGAACAGACGGGCCAGCTGCAAACACGCCTTTTTGCTACTAGCCCGGAACTGTCCTGGGCAGATGGCTTTGCAATTCATGATGGCTATCTCTATGTGGCAGATTCTCATTTATGGGAATATTTCTTTGATAATTCTCGTCCCATCTCTGGTCCTTATGCCATTTTTAGAACACCGCTGGCCCCTTAA
- the alkB gene encoding DNA oxidative demethylase AlkB, translating to MAQKPSPSLPDLFEYLSKDRPPAIQSLGAGAFLFRGAALSAASALLQAVGRIAQSSPFRHMVTPGGYRMGAAMTSCGPLGWVTDAQKGYRYEPKDPQTGQPWPAMPQEFLALSTHLAEQAGFKGFVPSTCLINRYRAGQQMGLHQDKDEGDRSAPVVAISLGLSATFAFGGLQRQDPVQRYRLHHGDGVVWGGASRLCYHGISSIKDDGIRPLGLDVRISLTFRYVVMV from the coding sequence ATGGCCCAAAAACCAAGCCCTTCTCTACCAGATCTTTTTGAATATCTTTCTAAGGATAGGCCGCCTGCCATTCAGTCCTTAGGGGCGGGGGCTTTTCTGTTTCGTGGGGCGGCATTATCGGCGGCTTCGGCTTTATTGCAGGCGGTGGGACGTATTGCTCAGAGTTCTCCCTTTCGCCATATGGTTACGCCGGGGGGCTATCGTATGGGGGCTGCCATGACCAGTTGTGGGCCGCTCGGTTGGGTAACCGATGCCCAAAAGGGTTACCGCTACGAACCCAAAGACCCGCAAACCGGTCAGCCATGGCCCGCTATGCCCCAGGAATTTTTAGCTCTTTCAACCCATCTGGCCGAGCAGGCAGGGTTTAAAGGATTTGTGCCTTCAACCTGCCTGATCAATCGCTACAGGGCTGGGCAACAAATGGGCCTTCATCAGGATAAGGATGAGGGGGATAGAAGTGCGCCGGTTGTTGCCATTTCCCTTGGGTTGTCGGCAACATTTGCCTTTGGAGGCTTACAGCGGCAAGACCCTGTTCAGCGTTATCGGCTCCACCATGGCGATGGTGTTGTCTGGGGGGGTGCTAGCCGCCTGTGTTACCATGGTATTTCTTCCATAAAAGATGATGGCATAAGGCCGCTCGGGCTGGATGTGCGTATAAGCCTTACCTTCCGTTATGTTGTTATGGTATAG
- a CDS encoding adenylate/guanylate cyclase domain-containing protein — MASEELVDPTGEESHPFRRFMIQIAIPIIGVILVVLVIVGVSLHSYNSTREGVLRLSHTILLNQQQRVSKEVADFLEPASTAAFILDDMIHHSPIRYERGLFEIYTTSLLRKIPQFQSFYLADEDGNFAMVEHMSEGRLRRTLLQRDPTTHKMVFYRRIYNQDGVLIGQSSDPSNGYDPRTRPWYKNAGKDGMIQWYKPYYLSYLHEVLIASAASFQGADGKKKVFSVNITLSQLTTFLSSLRFGTHGDAAIIDKDGHFIAGRRLLEVAHQKQKSNAEWDPTDTVVDSQHTPVLMRAYDDFRVNSYGVREIQKDNKRYIMIAAALPSDTQGWILLVVVPENDFSDFTASDGKQNFLFSLVIVGLAIVLAGLLIRQGRRTEKARKDFRTQQYINQQQGQIIGDFARDPTLLNPQEEALKLTEELASLSHSKRVGLWRLLRDGSTLLCDDFYDVQGDTHTGGFEIANAEMSAFFSLIQEGGTVHIEDASRDDRVLPYYRQYMSKFGSTSLDIFIVQGEGSASAGAIVLEDAEIIRNVANTVELVGAIVALRFAVANREMIGYTRKVASQSQPVILAQKEQNLIGEQGVNGQMFPLALQKPHQAGSSQSVPEGEGAELANQGFFPYVAVMMLSFLELNQVSAHSADTIVETVKTMSLQLEEVAQKYNLRYIQVVGNRILAATGFVPEGDSTAIIRLANAALDIRDLCAALLGQLDIDPLFKIGMDIGPAYAGHLGQAGQVFNIWGGVVKVAELMAFDAPDIGTIQVTEVVYENLRHRFLFRPRSTFFVPGSGLVQTYVLAGLR, encoded by the coding sequence GTGGCAAGTGAAGAGCTGGTTGACCCCACAGGGGAGGAGTCTCATCCATTTCGTCGTTTTATGATTCAGATTGCGATTCCGATTATTGGGGTTATTTTGGTTGTTTTGGTGATTGTTGGTGTAAGCCTTCATTCCTATAACTCCACACGGGAAGGGGTGCTGAGGCTTTCGCACACCATTCTTCTCAACCAGCAACAGCGGGTTTCAAAAGAAGTAGCCGACTTTCTAGAGCCCGCCTCAACAGCAGCTTTCATCCTTGATGATATGATCCACCACAGCCCCATCCGCTATGAAAGGGGCCTGTTCGAGATCTATACCACAAGCCTCTTGCGGAAAATCCCCCAATTTCAGTCCTTCTATCTGGCTGATGAGGATGGCAACTTTGCCATGGTTGAACATATGAGTGAGGGACGCTTGCGTCGCACGCTTCTGCAAAGAGACCCCACCACCCATAAAATGGTCTTCTACCGCCGGATCTATAATCAGGATGGTGTGCTGATCGGCCAAAGCTCCGACCCCAGCAACGGATATGACCCCCGCACACGGCCATGGTATAAAAATGCCGGCAAGGATGGCATGATCCAATGGTATAAGCCGTATTACCTCAGTTACTTGCACGAGGTGCTGATCGCCTCTGCGGCCTCTTTTCAGGGGGCTGATGGCAAGAAAAAAGTCTTCTCAGTGAACATCACCTTAAGCCAGCTGACCACATTTTTGTCTTCCCTACGTTTTGGTACCCATGGGGATGCCGCCATTATTGACAAGGATGGCCACTTTATTGCCGGTAGGCGCCTTTTGGAAGTAGCTCACCAAAAGCAGAAATCCAATGCTGAGTGGGACCCCACCGATACGGTGGTCGATAGCCAGCATACCCCGGTGTTAATGCGCGCTTATGATGACTTTCGTGTCAATAGTTATGGGGTCCGTGAGATTCAAAAGGATAATAAGCGTTATATCATGATTGCAGCAGCCCTTCCCTCTGATACCCAGGGGTGGATTTTGCTGGTGGTGGTACCTGAAAATGACTTCTCTGACTTTACAGCGTCCGATGGAAAGCAGAATTTTCTGTTTTCTCTGGTCATTGTAGGCCTGGCCATTGTCTTGGCAGGCTTGCTTATCCGCCAGGGAAGGCGAACAGAAAAAGCCCGTAAGGATTTTCGCACCCAACAATATATCAACCAACAGCAGGGCCAAATTATCGGAGATTTCGCAAGAGACCCAACCTTGCTCAACCCACAAGAAGAAGCTCTTAAACTCACAGAAGAATTGGCGAGCCTTTCGCATAGCAAGCGCGTGGGTTTATGGCGCTTATTGCGAGATGGCAGCACGTTATTATGCGATGATTTTTACGATGTCCAAGGCGATACCCACACCGGTGGCTTTGAAATTGCCAATGCGGAAATGTCAGCTTTCTTCAGCCTTATTCAAGAAGGGGGGACAGTGCATATTGAGGATGCGAGCAGAGATGATCGGGTGCTGCCTTATTACCGGCAATATATGAGCAAGTTCGGCTCTACCTCGCTTGATATTTTTATTGTCCAGGGTGAGGGCTCTGCCTCAGCTGGGGCGATTGTCCTAGAGGATGCCGAAATTATCCGCAATGTGGCCAATACTGTTGAGCTGGTCGGGGCGATTGTAGCCTTGCGCTTTGCCGTCGCTAACCGGGAGATGATAGGCTATACCCGCAAAGTAGCCTCTCAAAGCCAGCCCGTTATACTGGCCCAAAAAGAGCAAAACCTTATTGGCGAGCAGGGGGTTAATGGGCAGATGTTTCCTTTGGCCCTGCAGAAGCCTCACCAAGCGGGTTCATCCCAATCTGTGCCTGAGGGGGAGGGTGCTGAACTGGCCAACCAGGGGTTCTTCCCCTATGTTGCGGTTATGATGCTCAGCTTTTTGGAATTAAACCAAGTTTCTGCCCATAGTGCTGACACTATTGTTGAAACGGTTAAAACCATGAGCCTGCAGCTTGAAGAGGTGGCTCAGAAATATAACCTTCGGTATATACAGGTGGTTGGCAACCGTATTCTGGCTGCAACGGGGTTTGTCCCTGAAGGGGATTCCACAGCCATTATTCGCTTGGCCAATGCAGCTTTGGATATCCGTGATCTTTGTGCAGCCCTGCTGGGCCAGCTCGATATTGACCCTCTCTTTAAAATAGGCATGGATATTGGGCCCGCTTATGCAGGCCATTTGGGTCAGGCAGGGCAGGTGTTTAACATATGGGGTGGGGTGGTTAAAGTGGCAGAGCTTATGGCCTTTGATGCCCCCGATATTGGCACCATTCAGGTGACGGAAGTGGTTTATGAGAACTTGCGTCATCGGTTCCTGTTCAGGCCTAGAAGCACGTTTTTTGTGCCTGGCAGTGGCTTGGTGCAAACCTATGTTCTGGCGGGGTTGCGTTAA
- a CDS encoding MlaE family ABC transporter permease, protein MRLSWAGLWSSRWFITFFRWLGFIGRVTRTHVRFFLVLVGTAWGVLRESVNPLSWRRTVVYEFRRTLSQAVGGGVMSTLFTATLTGIAIISQTIYWLGVAGMDQMTGSILATILLREVAPILVGIIMLGRSGMLAVAECGQLTRTGTIRLLESQGVDPFTFFVMSRAFSFTISSFTLGILFSFTALFVGYIISYSVGTTSSSVWFFFNTVLLSMTAWDYILVPLKFVTIGFFIGLGSTLTGLLIQSNESVSSLLPRAFARGILMVMFITVLFSININF, encoded by the coding sequence ATGCGCCTAAGCTGGGCAGGGTTGTGGTCTTCACGCTGGTTTATTACGTTTTTTCGCTGGTTGGGCTTTATTGGCCGGGTAACGCGTACGCATGTTCGTTTTTTTCTGGTGCTGGTGGGAACCGCTTGGGGTGTGCTACGCGAAAGTGTGAACCCTTTATCGTGGCGGCGTACGGTGGTTTATGAGTTTCGGCGCACTTTATCGCAGGCGGTTGGTGGGGGGGTCATGAGCACCCTCTTTACGGCCACCCTGACCGGAATAGCCATTATCTCCCAAACCATTTATTGGCTTGGGGTGGCTGGCATGGACCAGATGACAGGCTCGATCCTGGCTACGATCCTTCTGCGTGAGGTTGCCCCCATTTTGGTGGGAATCATCATGCTGGGCCGAAGCGGCATGCTGGCCGTAGCAGAATGTGGACAGCTAACGCGCACAGGCACAATCCGGCTTTTGGAATCCCAAGGGGTAGACCCCTTTACGTTTTTTGTTATGTCGCGGGCATTTTCCTTTACCATCAGTAGCTTTACCTTAGGGATTTTGTTTAGTTTTACAGCACTTTTTGTGGGTTATATCATTAGCTATTCGGTAGGGACAACATCCAGCTCGGTGTGGTTTTTCTTCAATACTGTCCTTTTATCCATGACAGCGTGGGACTACATTCTTGTGCCGTTAAAATTTGTGACCATTGGTTTTTTCATTGGCCTTGGCTCCACATTAACCGGGCTGCTCATTCAAAGTAACGAGAGCGTTTCTTCCCTTTTGCCAAGAGCCTTTGCCAGGGGTATTCTCATGGTTATGTTTATAACGGTGCTGTTTAGCATCAATATTAATTTTTAG
- a CDS encoding P-loop NTPase family protein: protein MSGIEPLLEMQDVLPYFEQTVLPPAIYNFRVFAGQFILIECRNAFRGNAFADMCLGMVGLKTGSIRFMGLDWAKLQLQQKNALRGRVGRYPHIQGNWMNLLGTHFNIMFQQLHHTKRETEEIVHEATALSRRFGLPGLPVEAPEMLSDVDRARAACVRAFMGSPSLVLLEYCLEDYLPELKDPLFRTINNMQSTGTAVISFTRDRFLWKDYNREISGFYRLRTEGLVVSRGGIQ, encoded by the coding sequence ATGAGCGGTATTGAACCCCTACTGGAAATGCAAGATGTTCTGCCCTATTTTGAGCAGACCGTCTTACCCCCCGCAATTTATAATTTTAGGGTTTTTGCTGGCCAGTTTATTCTTATAGAATGCCGCAATGCTTTTAGAGGGAATGCTTTTGCGGATATGTGCCTGGGTATGGTGGGTTTAAAGACGGGGAGCATTCGGTTTATGGGGTTGGATTGGGCCAAGCTCCAGCTCCAGCAAAAAAATGCCTTGCGTGGCCGTGTTGGCCGCTATCCCCATATTCAAGGGAACTGGATGAACCTTCTGGGCACCCATTTTAACATTATGTTTCAGCAGCTTCATCACACCAAGCGTGAGACAGAAGAAATTGTTCATGAGGCCACAGCCCTCTCACGGCGCTTTGGCTTGCCGGGCCTTCCCGTTGAAGCCCCAGAAATGTTAAGCGACGTTGATAGGGCTCGTGCAGCCTGTGTCAGGGCGTTTATGGGAAGCCCCTCTCTTGTTCTGTTGGAATATTGCCTAGAAGATTATTTGCCGGAATTAAAAGACCCCTTGTTTCGTACCATTAACAATATGCAAAGCACAGGGACGGCGGTGATCAGCTTTACCAGGGATCGGTTTTTATGGAAGGATTATAACCGCGAGATATCGGGCTTCTACCGCTTACGGACGGAAGGGCTGGTCGTGTCGAGAGGAGGGATACAGTAA
- a CDS encoding MlaD family protein has protein sequence MFLFRRTDNARQLVHIRYTDEWVGVLVLICLIACGAAVVEAGFLRDWLTPSASLRILLPETGVANLSVGDDVEVFGIHAGTIRKVSVNPSGGLYAVAEIDPQVTIYIRQDSQAVIRRRFAVAGATYIAISRGFGQEFDWHYAVIKANTEPNPMDTITQMLLQVHQKILPILDSAQQLVDNLDNVTGNLRTGKGTIGRLLSNDDLARKTEKMVTALNAVVNNLQPLEGKAGAVLGSAHQVMGNTNKILTHTDVILANLRRISHDLEQASPRLPRLVKNLDESTSNLPALLTQTQLMVDQLEKLTRQLRGLWYLGGANTKPRSQTDRLPAHEVNP, from the coding sequence ATGTTTTTATTTAGGCGAACCGATAATGCCCGCCAGCTTGTCCATATTCGCTATACGGATGAATGGGTCGGCGTGCTGGTTTTGATCTGTTTAATTGCCTGTGGGGCGGCCGTGGTGGAAGCGGGTTTTTTAAGGGATTGGTTAACCCCTTCTGCCAGCTTGCGCATCTTGCTGCCAGAAACAGGGGTGGCTAACCTCAGTGTGGGCGATGATGTGGAGGTGTTTGGTATTCATGCCGGTACCATCCGCAAGGTTTCGGTTAACCCTTCTGGTGGGCTCTATGCTGTCGCCGAAATAGACCCCCAGGTGACGATTTATATTCGCCAAGATAGTCAGGCTGTTATTCGCCGGCGTTTTGCCGTGGCAGGGGCCACTTATATTGCCATTAGCCGTGGCTTTGGCCAGGAGTTTGACTGGCACTACGCCGTTATTAAAGCCAACACCGAGCCCAACCCGATGGATACCATAACCCAGATGTTGCTTCAGGTTCACCAAAAGATCCTGCCTATTCTCGATAGTGCCCAGCAGCTGGTAGATAACCTTGATAACGTAACCGGCAATCTGCGGACGGGTAAGGGCACTATTGGCCGCCTGCTCAGCAATGATGACCTAGCGCGCAAGACAGAAAAAATGGTCACCGCGCTGAATGCTGTGGTCAACAACCTTCAACCACTGGAAGGCAAAGCCGGTGCCGTGTTGGGCAGTGCACACCAGGTGATGGGCAATACCAACAAAATCCTTACCCATACCGATGTGATCTTGGCGAATTTGCGCCGTATCTCGCATGATTTGGAGCAGGCTTCTCCGCGGCTGCCTCGATTGGTGAAAAACCTTGATGAAAGCACCAGCAACCTGCCTGCCTTGCTGACCCAAACTCAGTTGATGGTTGACCAGCTTGAAAAGCTCACCCGCCAGCTTCGAGGATTGTGGTATTTGGGGGGAGCGAATACCAAGCCGCGCTCTCAAACAGACCGCCTGCCTGCCCATGAGGTTAACCCATGA
- a CDS encoding SulP family inorganic anion transporter — MTPTHYRQEWLGNIRQDILAGMVSTFALIPEVIAFSFVAGVAPEVGLYATFIISIVIAFTGGRAGMVSGAAGSVALVAAALVRGHGIDYLFAATILAGLFQVLIGLLRLHVLMQYVSRPVRTGFVNALAILIFSAQLPHLLGANWQTYLITALGLAIIYLAPFMTTLIPSPLIAIIALTALYWVYPMPLHTVADLGALPTGFPGLVWPHIPLTFESLEIIVPYAAAMALVGALESLMTATVVDDLTETHSNKRRECTGLGIANMAVGFFGGIAGCGMIGQTVGNLRYGGVGRLSTFMAGAFLLLLMDVLRPFVAQVPVAVLVAIMIMVSISTFSWSSLREITFHPKTSTLCMLATVIVVVATKDLAIGVIVGVMLNGIFFAWQLSRLLEVSSTLSEDATTRIYTVKGQIFFASSTLFENSFKIRDNVKNVKIDLSDAHFWDVTATGALDTIVTKMKNNHLAVTITGLKKDNAAFVSKQSTLKEL, encoded by the coding sequence ATGACCCCTACGCATTATCGCCAGGAATGGCTTGGCAATATCCGACAAGATATTCTAGCCGGAATGGTCAGCACCTTTGCCCTCATCCCCGAGGTCATCGCCTTTTCCTTTGTGGCCGGTGTAGCCCCGGAAGTAGGGCTCTACGCCACCTTTATCATCAGCATTGTTATTGCCTTTACCGGTGGGCGAGCGGGCATGGTTTCAGGGGCTGCGGGTTCTGTTGCATTGGTGGCTGCCGCCTTGGTGCGGGGCCATGGAATTGACTATCTGTTTGCTGCAACCATCCTTGCTGGCCTCTTTCAAGTGCTGATAGGGCTGTTGCGCCTACATGTGCTGATGCAGTATGTCTCACGCCCTGTTCGTACGGGCTTTGTCAATGCTTTGGCCATTCTTATTTTTTCAGCCCAGCTTCCCCATCTTCTGGGGGCAAACTGGCAAACCTATCTGATAACCGCCTTGGGCCTGGCCATTATTTATCTGGCTCCCTTTATGACAACTCTTATCCCTTCACCATTGATTGCCATTATAGCGCTGACGGCTCTCTACTGGGTTTATCCCATGCCCCTCCACACAGTAGCCGATCTGGGGGCGTTACCCACTGGGTTTCCCGGGCTGGTTTGGCCTCATATTCCTTTAACATTCGAAAGCCTGGAGATTATTGTGCCCTATGCCGCTGCGATGGCTTTAGTGGGGGCTTTGGAATCCTTAATGACGGCTACTGTCGTTGATGACCTGACAGAAACCCATAGTAACAAGCGTAGGGAATGTACGGGCCTGGGGATTGCCAACATGGCCGTGGGCTTTTTTGGTGGTATTGCCGGTTGCGGCATGATTGGCCAAACCGTGGGCAATTTACGCTATGGGGGTGTGGGGCGGCTTTCGACCTTTATGGCCGGGGCTTTTTTATTATTGCTGATGGATGTTTTACGCCCCTTTGTGGCCCAGGTTCCAGTAGCGGTGCTGGTGGCAATTATGATCATGGTCTCTATCAGCACATTTTCATGGTCTTCCTTAAGGGAAATAACCTTCCATCCTAAAACCTCTACCCTGTGCATGCTGGCAACAGTCATCGTGGTGGTCGCCACCAAAGACCTGGCCATTGGAGTGATTGTGGGGGTCATGCTCAACGGTATTTTCTTTGCCTGGCAGCTCAGCCGCTTACTCGAAGTCAGCAGTACCCTGTCAGAAGATGCTACCACCAGGATTTACACGGTAAAGGGGCAAATCTTTTTTGCCTCTTCCACCTTATTCGAAAATTCCTTTAAAATTCGCGATAACGTTAAAAACGTGAAGATAGACCTCAGTGATGCCCATTTCTGGGATGTTACTGCCACCGGCGCCTTGGATACCATTGTCACCAAAATGAAAAACAACCATCTGGCTGTCACCATTACGGGCTTAAAGAAAGACAATGCAGCCTTTGTGAGCAAGCAATCCACCCTTAAGGAGCTTTAA
- a CDS encoding DUF423 domain-containing protein, with product MMSEKIFPPSRPPSRLLSRPLSLPLSQHARMFIFCAALLGFFTVASSALVSHLPEHAFAVGGRTMAHTANELLSWHTVALLGMGLLVNWLPSTQLLVTGYGFIIGCLCFGCAVFYTALSGIHPGPIAPVGGSILMLAWLNLAFFALRGARRR from the coding sequence ATGATGAGTGAAAAGATCTTTCCCCCTTCTCGGCCCCCTTCGCGCCTCTTGTCGCGCCCCTTATCTCTGCCCTTGTCGCAGCATGCCAGAATGTTCATTTTTTGTGCAGCCCTTTTAGGGTTTTTTACCGTTGCCAGCTCTGCCCTTGTCAGCCATTTACCAGAGCACGCCTTTGCTGTTGGGGGACGCACCATGGCCCATACGGCCAATGAACTCCTCAGTTGGCATACTGTAGCCCTTCTTGGCATGGGGCTGCTGGTAAACTGGCTGCCTAGTACCCAGCTTCTTGTCACAGGGTATGGTTTTATCATTGGCTGCCTATGTTTTGGTTGCGCCGTTTTCTATACCGCCTTAAGCGGTATACATCCTGGCCCTATCGCTCCAGTGGGCGGCAGCATTTTAATGTTGGCCTGGCTTAACCTCGCTTTTTTTGCCCTACGGGGTGCACGCCGCCGATGA